A stretch of DNA from Terriglobia bacterium:
ATGTAATCGGTGATGCGGCTCCCCGCAGGAAGCGTCGCCAAGGTTCTCGCCATGAGGTGGCCTCCCGAACCGTTATTGTAGTCCAGGAGACTCTATCATATATTTCTCTAAGTGAACAGTATTGGGGACAGTCCCGAATTAATTTCTCTTCGAGGATCTCAGGGTCTGCCTCGTGTATGATTTCGCGCACTTTCGCGAGCGTCTTCCCGCGCCAGTCTCCAAGTTCCTTGATCTTCTTGTCGATTAATGCAGCGGCAGATTCCACCGCGACGGTCCTTTTCATGTACACCTCCAACTCTCGCACCTAATTTAGCTGCACTCAGCGTACCCCGCAACCTCCGCAAGTGGAAGCCTCTTCATTAGACCGTCTGAAGAATGAAGATTGGTCTCCGGGCCACGGTTGAGTCAGATCAATTGCCCAGCTTGCGGGACGCCTCGATGTATGCCGGAGTGTAGCCTTCCCATTCCCAAGGTGTCACGGTGTCGCCGAAAATGTTTTCTAATAGAGAGCGGAACGCAAGCTCGCCATTGTCGCTATTGGTAAGAACGATCATGCACGCCTGCCGCTGCTCAAAGCAGATCAGGTAGTTCTGCGCGCCGTCACCGTGGCCCTCCTTGAAGAACGCACGTCCGAACGGCGTGCGGCTCAGGAGTCCCCAGCCGATGCCGTAAGCGAGCCCTACCGCCTGAGCCTCTGTTCCCTTAGCCTCATCCACCGCGAGAGGAAATTGGTGCAAGGTGCGGATTCGGATCACCGGTTTGAGCATCTTCCGGCGCGCGGCAGGCTTCACGATGTTTCCGGCGAACAGTGCGCAAGCAAATCGCGCCAGGTCCTCGGCGGTACTCGTCATCGACCCTGCCGCCCGCGCCGGCGCCCGCCGCGTTTTCGCGAGGAACTTTTCGTTGACGTCATACCGGTCAGCGATGTCAGCCTCAAACTCCTTTCGAAAAATCAAGCTCGTGCGCGACATTCCGATCGGCGTGAAAATCGCCTCCTGCATCAATTGATCAAGAGGACGCCCCTTCTTCTGTTCGATGACAAACTGCAGCAGGTTGAAGCCCTCCCCTGAATAAAGAAACTGCGTTCCGGCCGCAAAGTGGAGATGCATCTTCTTGTCCGGCTCCAGAAACGCGAAATTGAGCAGACCTGCTGTGTGGGCGAGAAGCATGCGTGGTGTGACCCGCTGCCATTGCGGGTCCTTCACGAGTACCGACGCCGTGTCCCGGTAGCTTTCATATTCGTCCAGGGGCTTGGCTAATTGCTGCGCTACAGGCAGGTCGAGCGCGAGATCGCCCCGCTCGGCGAGCTGCATCACATAGGCCGCGAACACGCTTTTGGTGATCGATGCCGCCCATGTCGTCGTCGTTAGTTGCATCGGCAGGTGCGGTTCGACGCTCCTCAAGCCAAAGGCTTCGCTCCACACGAGTCGCCCTCGGTCCACGACGGCAACCTGAGCGCCCGTTACGTGATGCGCGGTGAGCGTCTCCCTTGCAATTCTAGAAGCGGCGTTGGCCGAGATCCACGTCCCATCAATGCGGCGAATCATCCGCGCGCCGCCCGGCGCAGCGAATGACGCGTGCGCGACTCCGATCAGGAGAGCGAGGCATACTCTTCCGTGCATCGGTGAACATCGTCTCATACTGAATTCCTTCCATGAAATCTGATCTCTGCCCTCATCGGCCTGAATCCGCGACGTTCCGGGACAGCGCACGCTTCGCCTGCTTGGAACTCGCCGGCCACCGCCCGTCGAAACCGCGCTTGGGGTCAGATTTTTTCGTTTTCATTTTGCCTTGGAAGACGTCCATCGTCCAATCTTTTCTCAGTAAGATTGGGGGTCTTTCCAATCTCTATTTCAGCGATATGATATACTCGGGGTCGAGTTTTCCCCCTTTGCAATCATCATCAACCGTTCCCCCGTCCGGGAGGGTCCATGGCCAGACCGCTACGGATCGCGTGGGAAGGAGCATGGGAATTCATTGGGGTCGTATCTTTGCAATCTACAATTGGGACGGTGAACGGCGACGAGCATCGTTCTGGCACGGGATCCACCGATCTGGGATGAACGCGAGGGAGATGGTGATGAGGAGATCTGTGAGGCGGGGGATACTTTGGTCACCGAGGACTGTTTTTGTCACCATCGGTCGGTTCGAAGAAAAGATGCGGAGACAAAGACTTAGCCGACGGCTTCCGCCAAGCCCAGTCCCAATTGTAGATTGCAAAGATACGACCCCTTTCACTAATGACATTCCTTTAATTAAAACCCCCGGGGGTGGTACATTTTTGCTCGGTCACGGTGGTACACTTTTCCCTTGTCACAAGCAGTTTGCCAAATTGATTCGGGGTAGCTTTTTTGCTAAGGTCGTCGTCATGTCCGAGCGTTCCACCGAGCAGATACGCGAATTGCTCGACTCCCTTTATCGCGTGGATTCGGGACGAATCCTGGCAACTCTGATCCGCTTGCTCGGTGATTTTGATCTGGCCGAGGAGGCGATGCACGAAGCCTTTGCGGCGGCGCTGAGCCTGTGGCCGAGGAGTGGAGTACCCGGCAACCCGCGACCCTGGTTGATTTCGACGGCCCGATTCAAAGCCATTGATACTCTGCGTCGACGGGCACGATTTGATGTGTCTCAAGACGAGCTCGTGCGATCTCTCGAAACGCCATGGAGTTCGCCGGAAAGGTCCAATGAAGAGGACAGCCTTGAGGATGATCGGCTGCGCCTGATTTTTACCTGCTGTCATCCATCTCTAGCGCCGGAAGCGCACGTTGCGCTCACCTTGCGTGAGGTGTGCGGGCTGACCACCGAGGAGATAGCAAAGGCCTTCCTCATCACTCCGCGTACGCTGGCGCAGCGCATTGTGCGCGCCAAGGCAAGGATTCGCGAGACACCGATTCTGTACGAGGTTCCGACGCCGCAGGAATTGCCGGAGCGACTGGGCGCGGTGCTTCAGGTCATCTATCTCGTCTTTAACGAGGGTTATTCGGCTGCGGCGGGAGCGGAGGTAACGCGGGCCGAGCTAACCGGCGAGGCGATTCGACTGGGCCGGTTGCTGATCGAACTCCAGCCAGAGCCGGAAGTCATTGGACTGCTTTCCCTGATGTTGCTACAGGAATCCCGTCACGCCGCAAGAACCTCGCCGACTGGAGAGCTGATTTTGCTGGAGAACCAGGATCGCTCGCTCTGGAACCGGGAACAGATCGCGGAGGGAGTGGCATTGCTGGAGAAAGCCCTGAAGTCCCGCCGCTTCGGCTCCTACACACTGCAGGCTGCGATTGCGGCCGTTCATGCGGAGGCGGAATCGGCCGCGGTAACCGACTGGCGACAGATTGTTGCGCTTTACGACCGATTGCTACGAATTCACCCTTCGCCCGTTGTACTGCTGAATCGTGCCGTGGCCATAGCAATGTGCGATGGTCCAGAGGCTGGTCTGACGCTTATCGACGCGGTGTTGGAACATGGCGAATTGGCAAATTATTACCTGGCGCATGCAGCCCGGGCAGATATGTACCGCAGGCTCGGCAGGACGGCTGAGGCTCGGTCCTCTTATGAGAGAGCCCTGGCCCTGACCCAACAGGAACCGGAGCGGCAATTCCTGCAGGAGCGGATTCGGCAGCTGAAATAAAATTTGGGATAGCTGTCGATTTTCCGTCTCCCCAACGACTATAGGACAAAAGAACGATGAGCTACGGTTCCTGAGTGAACAGGAAACGAGTCATCGGGAACAAACCACAGAAAACAAGGAGAAAAAGTCATGCCACAGTATCTGGTTGCTAACTACCTCCCCGACGACTTCGACCCGTCCGCCGTCACCGAAGCGATGATGGAGGAGATCCACGCGCTCAACCGCGAAATGATTGCTGCCGGCGCCAGGAAGTTCGCTTGCGGAATTTCCCCGGCCAGCAACGCAAAGACGGTGCGGAAGCAGCCTGATGGTACGGTGCTCGTCACCGATGGGCCATACACCGAGACCAAAGAGCATATGGGCGGTTTCTGGATACTGGAAGCTGCCGATATGGACGAGGCGCTGGCGTGGGCGCGCAAGGGTGCCATCTCATGCGATGCGGCGGGCGAGGTGCGCGAGCTTCTTTTCTACCCGGCTCCGGAACAAGGACCCGGCGAAAGCAAGTAAACAACTTGGCCACTGCGGCCTCGGAACACGCGCCCTGGTGACGAGATGAACGAGCCGGCGCAACGCTCTGTTGCCGGTTCGTTCAATCCGCTATGAGGAGAAGAACAATGAAATACGTCTGTTTGGGATACTACGACAAAAGCAAATTTGACGGCATGACGGATGGCGAGAAAAACGCCATGTTCGATACATGCTTTGAATATGACGACCATCTTCGCGCCAGCGGGCACTGGGCCGGTGGAGAAGGGCTTCAGGGGCCGGAGACCGCTCTGACCCTGTATTGGAAGAACGGCAAGGTGGCAACGACCGACGGCCCCTATGCCGAAACCAAAGAACAACTCGGCGGCATTCTCGTCCTTGAGGCGAGGGACATGAATCATGCTGTACAGCTCATCGGCCAGCATCCGGCTCTGACGTATGGCAACATTTTCGAGATTCGGCCAGCGGCGGACATGAATGAAGTCATGAAGGCAAGCGAGCGGCGACGGAGACAGAACACTGCACGCTGAACACGATCCTGGTTCTGGTTCGGCAGGGATACGAGACAGCCGTTAAAGGCAAGAACGGGTTTGTATGCGGCGCGGCGTCCTGGTGCGACTGCTGGCTAAACCGTGGCCTTGTTGGTGACGACATCCCCCGCTTTGAGAAGATGATTGAAATGGGTTTTCCGGAAGGATCTACAATGACATTCAACAACCTGAAGCGAGTTGGAGAAGTCAAGACAGGTACCATTGGATTTTAAGGAGAAACACAATGAGAAAACATAATTGTTCCGCCAGCTCCGCTCGGTTTGCAATCGAGCGGAAAACTGCAGTTCAGTTTTCGGCAAAACAAATTATGAAAGCGTTACTTTGGATGGCGATGACAATTTGCCTTGCCACGAATCTTTGTTTCTCGCAAATAAGTTTTAGCGACGAAACCAAAAAATATATCGATTACAACGATCCTGTTACTGTTTTCAAAAATGCACTATTGATTGACGGCAAAGGCAACCCGGCCAAACCGCATCAAACCGTCATTATCCGCAACGGCAAGATCTAAGGTGATGATGCAAAAGCGTCAGCGCCGCGAGATGGAAAAATAATCGATCTGAACGGCAAAGCACTTATGCCTGGCCTGGTGATGCTGCATGAGCATATGTACATATCGGCCTTCTCAACGGATCCTTTCTACCTCAATGCCCGACAATTGCCATTTACTTTTCCTCGCCTTTACTTCGCAGCCGGAGCGACAACCATTAGAACAGCAGGCAGCATCGAGCCGTATTCGGATATTCGAATAAAGAAGGATATTGATCTCGGCTTATTGCCCGGCCCTTTTATTGAACCAACGGCCCCATACATCGAGGGGGAAAACGCCCTCTTTCCGCAGATGAAGGAAAACAAGACGCCGGCCGAAGCCGCAGCCTTTGTGAATTATTGGGCCGATCAGGGCTTCACCTCGTTTAAGGCATATGTGGGTGTGGATAAGCCGACGTTAAAGGCTGCCATCGATGCAGTTCATAAAAGAAACTTAGAAATTACTGGTCATCTGTGTGCGGTTACTTACAGCGAAGCGGCTGAATTAGGTATTGACAGTCTGGAACACGGATTCGGTGTAAGTACAGATTTCGTTACTGACAAGAAGGAAAGCGAATGTCCTTCAAACGCCAGCGCTAACCAATCATTAGCAGATTTCGAAATGGTGTCGGTTACAACTCAAAGAAACTGTTCGATTCAGTAAAAGGGAAAGTCGGCTTCATTTGAACGTGTACTATTGGTACTTGAGGAGAAATGACATGAGAAGAATTATGGTGCTTGAACACATTACCCTTGATGGCGTCATACAAGCCGGCGGCGGACCGGACGAGGATACGAGCGACGGCTTTGCGTATGGCGGATGGGCAGCGTCTTTTGACGACGAGGCGATCGGCGCGGCTGTGAAAAAGATGCTGGATTTGCCGATCGACCTGTTGCTGGGGCGCAAAACCTTCGATATTTGGGCGGCGTTTTGGCCGCAACATGGGGACATTTGGCCCCGCGTCAACACGGCGACCAAGTACGTCGCCTCGAACACGATGACTTCTCACCAGTGGCAGCCGTCGGTGTTTTTAAACGGAGACGTTGCGGAAAAAGTCGCCGGGCTCAAGCAGCAGGAAGGGCCCGATCTGCACGTTTGGGGCAGTGGAAATCTCCTGCAAACGCTGATGAAGCATGATCTGGTCGATAATTTCTGGTTGATGATCTATCCGATCACCTTGGGCGAGGGAAAACGTTTGTTTGCCGAGGGCACGATCCCGGCCGCGTTCAAAGTGACGGAAAGCATTGTCGGTTCGAGTGGCGTCATTCTCGCGAATTACGAACGCGCTGGTGCTGTCCAAACCGGAAGTTTTCTATAAACATTCGCGCCGTGTTGGGCGGCACGTTCGCCGCAAATATTACGATTTGCAACTGTCGATTCTTTCGGCGCGCGCCGACTATAGGATGAACGGTCCGGCGCTCAGCCCACCCTCAAACTCTCGTAAGGACTGCTACATTGACGGGAAAGGACACTCAAATGAGAAATCACTCTTGTCCAAATTAGGCTTTTTGGACTCCACAATTTGGACAGCAGATGAACGTAGCCAGATTGGCAACCTATCGATGGAATCGATCAAGAGCCCTGAAAATCGGTTGCTCGCGAGGGATTTCAACAATTTGGCTCCTTCAATGGATCGAGGCCTCGTTTTTGATCGAAAGCGCCATCTCTTTAGAATCAATGGCTTAATCCGTCCAAATACTCATTTTCTCAGCTAATTTGGACGGCAGTGATGAGAAATGTAATCTTCGCAATCAACATTACCCTGGATGGCTGCTGCGACCACACCAAAATGGTTCCCGATGAAGAAGTACTTGGCTACGGCGCGCAACTCGTCCGAGATGCTGCCCTGCTCGTTTATGGGCGTAAGACCTACCAATTGATGGTTCCTTATTGGCCTGATATTGCAAAAAGCCAGTCCGAGACAAAAGCGGATATCGAATTTGCTCAAACCTTTGTCTCCAAGAAGAAGATTGTTTTTTCACGATCGTTGGCCAGCGCTGAAGATGAAAATACGAGAATTGTTCGTACGAACCTTCGCGACGAAATACTTAAACTGAAGCAAGAACAGGGCAACAATATTTTGGTCGGCGGTGTAGATGTTCCTTCACAACTGATGGAGCTTGGCCTGATTGACGAATATCGTTTTGTCGTTATGCCAATCATTGCTGGAGAAGGGAGACGGTTGTTAGAAGGCGTCAGACTGCCGGAGAGATTACAACTAAAATTTGTTGAGTCAAAGATCTTTGAATCAGGATGTGTTGCGCTTCGTTACTTGAAACAGTGACGGAAAAATCTGCGACAGCTGAGCTGCTGGCTCCCACCGAGGGGAGGACAACGAGGAGAAGAACGATGAAATACATCTGTTTGGGATATTACGATCCGGGCAAGGTCGAGAACCTATCTGAAAGCGAGCGCAACACCATGTTCGACGAGTGTTTCAGCTACGACGACGAGCTGCGCAGGAACGGACATTTTGCCGCGGGCGAGGCTCTTGGGCCCCCTCACACGGCGATGACCGTGTATGGGAAGAACGGAAAGGTTGCAGTGACGGACGGTCCCTACGCGGAAACCAAGGAGCAATTGGGTGGGATTCTGGTGCTTGAGGCGCGAGATCTGAATCAGGCGATTCAGCTCATGTCTCAACATCCTGCAGTGAAGTATGGATCGTCGTTCGAGATACGTCCTTCCGCGGATATGACCGAAATGATGAAGGAGAGCGAGCAGCGACGGCGAAAGAATACCTCGCGATGAGGGCGCCCACGAGGGAAAAATGATCAGGACCGTGGCCGGGGCCGGCCTGCTGGCACTGTCGCGGCAACCCGGCGACAACAATATTGAGTACCGCTTTACATACGATTCTGAAGAACCTGGGAAGGAGACTTTGTACCATGGCAAAGCTCGTTTATGGATTGAACCAGTCCTTGGATGGCTACGTCGACCATCTGGAGTTTAGGCCAAGCCCGGCGCTTTTTCGTCACTTCATAGAGCAAGTGCGCGACCTGACGGGCATGGTGTACGGTCGCCGCACGTACGAGGTAATGCGTTATTGGGACG
This window harbors:
- a CDS encoding YciI family protein, which produces MPQYLVANYLPDDFDPSAVTEAMMEEIHALNREMIAAGARKFACGISPASNAKTVRKQPDGTVLVTDGPYTETKEHMGGFWILEAADMDEALAWARKGAISCDAAGEVRELLFYPAPEQGPGESK
- a CDS encoding YciI family protein; translated protein: MKYVCLGYYDKSKFDGMTDGEKNAMFDTCFEYDDHLRASGHWAGGEGLQGPETALTLYWKNGKVATTDGPYAETKEQLGGILVLEARDMNHAVQLIGQHPALTYGNIFEIRPAADMNEVMKASERRRRQNTAR
- a CDS encoding RNA polymerase sigma factor, giving the protein MSERSTEQIRELLDSLYRVDSGRILATLIRLLGDFDLAEEAMHEAFAAALSLWPRSGVPGNPRPWLISTARFKAIDTLRRRARFDVSQDELVRSLETPWSSPERSNEEDSLEDDRLRLIFTCCHPSLAPEAHVALTLREVCGLTTEEIAKAFLITPRTLAQRIVRAKARIRETPILYEVPTPQELPERLGAVLQVIYLVFNEGYSAAAGAEVTRAELTGEAIRLGRLLIELQPEPEVIGLLSLMLLQESRHAARTSPTGELILLENQDRSLWNREQIAEGVALLEKALKSRRFGSYTLQAAIAAVHAEAESAAVTDWRQIVALYDRLLRIHPSPVVLLNRAVAIAMCDGPEAGLTLIDAVLEHGELANYYLAHAARADMYRRLGRTAEARSSYERALALTQQEPERQFLQERIRQLK
- a CDS encoding dihydrofolate reductase family protein, with protein sequence MRRIMVLEHITLDGVIQAGGGPDEDTSDGFAYGGWAASFDDEAIGAAVKKMLDLPIDLLLGRKTFDIWAAFWPQHGDIWPRVNTATKYVASNTMTSHQWQPSVFLNGDVAEKVAGLKQQEGPDLHVWGSGNLLQTLMKHDLVDNFWLMIYPITLGEGKRLFAEGTIPAAFKVTESIVGSSGVILANYERAGAVQTGSFL
- a CDS encoding YciI family protein, translated to MKYICLGYYDPGKVENLSESERNTMFDECFSYDDELRRNGHFAAGEALGPPHTAMTVYGKNGKVAVTDGPYAETKEQLGGILVLEARDLNQAIQLMSQHPAVKYGSSFEIRPSADMTEMMKESEQRRRKNTSR
- a CDS encoding dihydrofolate reductase family protein, coding for MRNVIFAINITLDGCCDHTKMVPDEEVLGYGAQLVRDAALLVYGRKTYQLMVPYWPDIAKSQSETKADIEFAQTFVSKKKIVFSRSLASAEDENTRIVRTNLRDEILKLKQEQGNNILVGGVDVPSQLMELGLIDEYRFVVMPIIAGEGRRLLEGVRLPERLQLKFVESKIFESGCVALRYLKQ
- a CDS encoding beta-lactamase family protein, whose translation is MHGRVCLALLIGVAHASFAAPGGARMIRRIDGTWISANAASRIARETLTAHHVTGAQVAVVDRGRLVWSEAFGLRSVEPHLPMQLTTTTWAASITKSVFAAYVMQLAERGDLALDLPVAQQLAKPLDEYESYRDTASVLVKDPQWQRVTPRMLLAHTAGLLNFAFLEPDKKMHLHFAAGTQFLYSGEGFNLLQFVIEQKKGRPLDQLMQEAIFTPIGMSRTSLIFRKEFEADIADRYDVNEKFLAKTRRAPARAAGSMTSTAEDLARFACALFAGNIVKPAARRKMLKPVIRIRTLHQFPLAVDEAKGTEAQAVGLAYGIGWGLLSRTPFGRAFFKEGHGDGAQNYLICFEQRQACMIVLTNSDNGELAFRSLLENIFGDTVTPWEWEGYTPAYIEASRKLGN